In Canis lupus dingo isolate Sandy chromosome 1, ASM325472v2, whole genome shotgun sequence, a single genomic region encodes these proteins:
- the PLGRKT gene encoding plasminogen receptor (KT) isoform X2 — protein MERQLMMQNEMRERQMAMQIAWSREFLKYFGTFFGIAAISLTAGAIRKKKPAFLFPIIPLSFIFTYQYDLGYGTLLQRMKGEAENILETEKSKLQLPRGMITFESLEKARREQSKFFIDK, from the exons ATGGAAAGGCAACTAATGATGCAGAACgaaatgagagaaagacaaatggccATGCAGATTGCTTGGTCTCGGGAATTCCTCAAATATTTTGGAACTTTTTTTGGCATTGCAGCCATCTCTTTAACAGCTGG GGCAATAAGAAAGAAGAAGCCAGCCTTCCTCTTCCCTATTATTCCATTAAGCTTTATCTTCACCTACCAGTATGACTTAGGATATGGAACCCTTCTACAAAGAATGAAAG GTGAAGCTGAGAACATACTGGAAACAGAAAAGAGTAAGTTGCAGCTGCCAAGAGGCATGATCACTTTTGAAAGCCTTGAAAAAGCCAGAAGGGAACAGAGTAAATTCTTCATAGACAAATGA